The sequence below is a genomic window from Salicibibacter cibarius.
GCGACTGTTTACCAAAAACACAGGTCTCTGCGAAGTCGAAAGACGATGTATAGGGGCTGACACCTGCCCGGTGCTGGAAGGTTAAGAGGAGGCGTTAGCCGAGAGGCGAAGCGTCGAATTGAAGCCCCAGTAAACGGCGGCCGTAACTATAACGGTCCTAAGGTAGCGAAATTCCTTGTCGGGTAAGTTCCGACCCGCACGAAAGGTGCAACGACTTGGGCACTGTCTCAACGAGAGACCCGGTGAAATTATATGACCTGTGAAGATGCAGGTCCCCCGCGACTGGACGGAAAGACCCCATGGAGCTTTACTGTAGCTTGATATTGGGTTTTGATATGGCTTGTACAGGATAGGCAGGAGCCTAGGAAGCCGGAGCGCTAGCTTCGGCGGAGGCGCTGGTGGGATACTGCCCTTGCGATATGAAAATCCTAACCTCGAACCGTGAGCCGGTTCAGGGACAGTGTCTGGTAGGCAGTTTGACTGGGGCGGTCGCCTCCTAAATGGTAACGGAGGCGCCCCAAGGTTCCCTCAGAATGGTTGGAAATCATTCGCAGCGTGCAAAGGCAGAAGGGAGCTTGACTGCGAGACATACAGGTCGAGCAGGGACGAAAGTCGGGCTTAGTGATCCGGCGGCCCCGCATGGAAGGGCCGTCGCTCAACGGATAAAAGCTACCCTGGGGATAACAGGCTAATCTCCCCCAAGAGTCCACATCGACGGGGAGGTTTGGCACCTCGATGTCGGCTCATCGCATCCTGGGGCTGAAGTCGGTCCCAAGGGTTGGGCTGTTCGCCCATTAAAGCGGTACGCGAGCTGGGTTCAGAACGTCGTGAGACAGTTCGGTCCCTATCCGTCGCGGGCGCAGGAAATTTGAGAGGAGCTGTCCTTAGTACGAGAGGACCGGGATGGACACACCGCTGGTGTACCAGTTGTTCCGCCAGGAGCATAGCTGGGTAGCTACGTGTGGATCGGATAAGTGCTGAAAGCATCTAAGCACGAAGCCGACCTCAAGATGAGATTTCCCGCGAGACCCCTTAAAGACGATAAGGTAGATAGGTCTGGTGTGGACGCGTGGCGACACGTGGAGCTGACAGATACTAATCGGTCAAACGGTTTATCCACCCATGGGTCACCCGGAAGCCGTCGGTCAAGCTTAAGCGTTATTCAGTTTTGGGAGAATGGCTTTCCTATTTTTAAAAGAAGTCCTTGAAAGTTATAGAAAAATGTACTAAACTAATGTTGTCTGTTCGGCCAACATGACATTCCACAGTAGCTCAGTGGTAGAGCAACCGGCTGTTAACCGGTAGGTCGCTGGTTCGAATCCTGCCTGTGGAGCCATCATGGAGAGCTGTCCGAGTGGCCGAAGGAGCACGATTGGAAATCGTGTAGGCGGCAACCCCGTCTCGAGGGTTCGAATCCCTCGCTCTCCGCCATTCCAGAATACATAGTACAGATGCCAGAATTCAGAAACTGATCGCTCTGATATCCGGTTTCCGACATCTGATATCCGTTATGGCCCGTTGGTCAAGGGGTTAAGACACCGCCCTTTCACGGCGGTAACGCGGGTTCGAATCCCGCACGGGTCACCATATTATTTTCATATCGCGGGGTGGAGCAGTCAGGTAGCTCGTCGGGCTCATAACCCGGAGGTCGAAGGTTCGAATCCTTCCCCCGCAACCAATATCGTTTGCGAAGCAAACATCAGTAGTACTCTGGAGTGCAACCAATTATCTTTTTTGTTACATATGACGATCTTTTTCATTAAATGAACAACCGGGCCTGTGGTGTAGCGGTTAACATGCCTGCCTGTCACGCAGGAGATCGCGGGTTCGAATCCCGTCAGGCCCGCCATATACATATATTGGCTCGATAGCTCAGTCGGTAGAGCAGTAGACTGAAAATCTACGTGTCGGCGGTTCGATTCCGTCTCGAGCCACCACTTTGTCTGCCGGTCTAGCTCAATTGGCAGAGCAACTGACTTGTAATCAGTAGGTTGGGGGTTCAATTCCTCTGGCCGGCACCATTCTGGAAATTAGAAGAGTGAGGTTGGAATTTGGATTTCAAACCTTCAACATCTACCCTTTAACATCTAAACCGGAGGAGTAGCGAAGTTGGCCAAACGCGGCGGACTGTAAATCCGCTCTCTCCGAGTTCGGCGGTTCGAATCCGTCCTCCTCCACCATTCAGGGGTATAGTTTAATGGCAAAACAGAGGTCTCCAAAACCTCCGATGTGGGTTCGATTCCTACTACCCCTGCCATTTCATAATCGCTGATGGCGGTTGTGGCGAAGAGGTTAACGCACCGGATTGTGGCTCCGGCATTCGTGGGTTCGAGTCCCATCAACCGCCCCATTATTGGGCCATAGCCAAGCGGTAAGGCATCAGGTTTTGGTCCTGAGATGCGCTGGTTCGAATCCAGCTGGCCCAGCCAATGCGGGAGTAGTTCAGCGGTAGAACACCACCTTGCCAAGGTGGGGGTCGCGAGTTCGAATCTCGTCTTCCGCTCCAAGTTTTGTGGCGGCATAGCCAAGTGGTAAGGCAGGGGACTGCAAATCCTCTACGCCCCGGTTCAAATCCGGGTGCCGCCTCCATTAAATGTGTAGAATCATGCCGGGGTGGTGGAATTGGCAGACACACAGGACTTAAAATCCTGCGGTCGGTAAACGACCGTGCCGGTTCGAGTCCGGCCCTCGGTACCATTATAAAGACAAAAACTTGCAATATAAAAGAAAAAAACACTCATTTGTTTGATGGGTGTTTTTTTCGAGAGGCAAAGGAGCAGCCATGACGAAAATTAGTGTTGAAGTGAAAAAATTGCACAAAGATGCTGTGATTCCAACGTATGGTAGCTTATTTGCCGCCGGTTTTGATCTTTATGCCACTGAAGATATGGTCATCGCACCCGGTGAAACAAAAATGGTGCAATTAGGGTTAGCGTTTGCCATTCCCGTCGGTTTTGAAATACAGATTCGCCCACGCAGCGGAGTCTCAATTAAAACGAAACTGCGTATACCGAACAGCCCGGGAACGATTGATGCTGATTATCGTGGCGAGGTCGCTATTCCTTTAGAGAACCATAACTCAGGTGCATCAGAAGAAGGCATTTATTTTATTGACGGCAGTATAGGAGAT
It includes:
- a CDS encoding dUTP diphosphatase: MTKISVEVKKLHKDAVIPTYGSLFAAGFDLYATEDMVIAPGETKMVQLGLAFAIPVGFEIQIRPRSGVSIKTKLRIPNSPGTIDADYRGEVAIPLENHNSGASEEGIYFIDGSIGDLAGVPDGSYFIRKHDRIAQGVLKEVPQALFAEVDELDNTERGSGGFGSTGTR